In one Burkholderiales bacterium GJ-E10 genomic region, the following are encoded:
- a CDS encoding hopanoid biosynthesis associated RND transporter like protein HpnN (Precursor) produces MNWILRRAEPRLRALGRRYMAGILRLVEGSGRHARSVVVAAVALLVTASYYSATHFDIDADTSGILSHDLPFQRHQQHFEHEFPQTANTLVVVIDGDSSGLAAAALDRLAAWARAHPSEFTGVYAPGGDAFFQRNGLLFLDPPQLQQLADRIAAAQPLIASLAQDASLQGLFGLLDTAIRQRIDGGEAVPGLAPLLDQMTDSIRAKQEGRTARLRWDELMGGSGVASARQRFLILNPVRDLHSLQPAAGPIRALRAEIARMGLDAAHGVHIGLTGDALLDNEQIKTVSEGAGMALGLTLGLELLLLAVSLRSVRLVVAVLASLIAGMILTTAVALAAVGPFNLLSVAFAVLFIGLGVDFGIQFCLRYREEIHDGAPHPTALRIVATGLGGALSLAAVAAAISFFSFIPTRYAGMMDLGLISGIGMFVALLVTLTLLPALLTLWPLRAVDAAQPVIHVTTHDLAVDRHPIHRYGRRIIAGAIVLFLAAIPLIAQVRFDFNPLNMIDPNAEGVRVFHKLLQDRQTSPYRIEVVAPDLAAAERLADRLGRLPEVSQALTLASFVPAQQDPKLAILQNLQMLVPSFSLQAAAVPAVPGAGLAVATARLQSDLARLPARGGTQRDGDAALRRSAASLGAALRDFRARFGASGKEWAALQQDVMGGLPAELTRLAQALTATPVALRDLPEDLRRRYVAADGQARVEVFPKDDLSGIPAMERFVAAVRKVAPQAAGTPVLLVEGGNAVAGAFREASAIALVAIVCLLLMVLRRWVEMALIMIPLLMAAAYTVAVMSLLKLPFNLGNIIVLPLLIGLGVAFAIYVVARWRQGVPIAHLLQTSTPAAVLFSGVTTLSSFGSMAVSSDPGMASLGKTLSLALVMVLLCTLVVLPALLMLATPSPSEEA; encoded by the coding sequence GTGAACTGGATCTTGCGTCGGGCTGAGCCCCGGTTGCGGGCGCTCGGGCGGCGCTACATGGCGGGCATCCTGCGGCTGGTCGAGGGTTCCGGCCGCCACGCGCGTTCCGTGGTCGTCGCCGCCGTGGCGCTGCTCGTGACGGCCTCGTACTACAGCGCGACCCACTTCGACATCGATGCCGATACCAGCGGCATCCTGTCGCACGACCTGCCGTTCCAGCGCCACCAGCAGCATTTCGAGCACGAGTTTCCGCAGACGGCGAACACGCTGGTCGTGGTGATCGATGGCGACTCCTCGGGGCTGGCGGCGGCTGCGCTGGACCGCCTTGCGGCGTGGGCGCGCGCCCACCCCTCGGAATTCACCGGGGTCTATGCACCGGGGGGGGACGCGTTTTTCCAGCGCAACGGACTGCTGTTTCTCGATCCCCCCCAGCTGCAGCAGCTGGCGGACCGTATCGCCGCCGCGCAGCCGCTCATCGCCAGCCTGGCGCAGGACGCCAGCCTGCAAGGACTCTTCGGCCTGCTCGATACCGCGATCCGACAGCGGATCGACGGCGGGGAGGCCGTACCGGGGCTCGCGCCGCTGCTGGACCAGATGACCGACTCGATCCGCGCGAAGCAGGAAGGGCGCACGGCCCGGCTGCGCTGGGACGAACTGATGGGCGGCAGCGGCGTCGCGTCGGCGCGACAGCGCTTCCTCATCCTCAATCCGGTGCGGGATCTCCATTCCCTGCAGCCTGCGGCCGGGCCGATCCGCGCGCTGCGCGCCGAAATCGCCAGGATGGGGTTGGACGCGGCGCACGGCGTTCATATCGGCCTGACCGGCGACGCACTGCTGGACAACGAACAGATCAAGACGGTCTCGGAGGGCGCCGGCATGGCCTTGGGGCTGACCCTGGGTCTGGAACTGCTGCTGCTCGCCGTCTCGCTGCGCTCGGTGCGGCTGGTGGTCGCGGTGCTGGCCAGTCTGATCGCCGGCATGATCCTGACGACCGCGGTGGCGCTCGCCGCGGTCGGCCCGTTCAATCTGCTTTCGGTGGCGTTCGCGGTGCTCTTCATCGGCCTGGGGGTCGATTTCGGCATCCAGTTCTGCCTCCGGTATCGCGAAGAGATCCACGACGGGGCGCCGCACCCCACCGCGCTGCGGATCGTGGCGACCGGGCTCGGCGGTGCGCTCAGTCTGGCGGCCGTGGCCGCGGCCATCAGCTTCTTCTCGTTCATCCCGACGCGGTATGCGGGGATGATGGATCTCGGGCTGATCTCGGGCATCGGCATGTTCGTCGCGCTGCTGGTGACGCTCACGCTCCTGCCGGCATTGTTGACCCTGTGGCCGCTGCGTGCGGTCGATGCGGCGCAACCCGTGATTCACGTGACGACGCATGATCTGGCGGTCGATCGCCACCCGATCCATCGCTACGGCCGACGGATCATCGCCGGGGCGATCGTCCTCTTCCTGGCGGCGATTCCGCTGATCGCGCAGGTGCGCTTCGACTTCAATCCCCTCAACATGATCGATCCGAACGCCGAAGGGGTCCGGGTGTTCCACAAGCTGCTGCAGGACCGGCAGACCTCGCCCTACCGGATCGAGGTCGTTGCGCCCGATCTGGCGGCGGCCGAGCGCCTCGCCGACCGCCTCGGACGCTTGCCGGAGGTCTCGCAGGCGCTGACGCTGGCAAGTTTCGTCCCCGCGCAGCAGGACCCGAAGTTGGCGATCCTGCAGAACCTCCAGATGCTGGTGCCGTCCTTTTCCCTGCAGGCCGCGGCGGTCCCTGCGGTTCCCGGCGCCGGCCTTGCGGTGGCCACCGCACGACTGCAGTCGGATCTGGCCCGATTGCCGGCTCGCGGCGGGACGCAGCGCGACGGCGATGCGGCGCTGCGCCGGAGCGCAGCATCCCTGGGTGCGGCGTTGCGGGACTTCCGCGCGCGGTTCGGCGCCTCGGGCAAGGAGTGGGCCGCCTTGCAGCAGGACGTCATGGGAGGGCTTCCGGCCGAGTTGACCCGCCTCGCGCAGGCGCTGACGGCGACGCCGGTCGCCCTGCGGGACCTTCCTGAGGACCTGCGCAGGCGGTACGTCGCAGCGGACGGGCAGGCGCGGGTGGAGGTGTTCCCGAAGGACGACCTCAGCGGGATCCCGGCCATGGAGCGCTTCGTCGCCGCGGTGCGCAAGGTCGCCCCCCAGGCGGCGGGAACGCCCGTCCTGCTGGTGGAAGGGGGGAACGCCGTTGCCGGTGCCTTCCGCGAGGCCAGCGCCATCGCCCTGGTTGCCATCGTCTGCCTGCTGCTGATGGTGCTCCGCCGCTGGGTCGAGATGGCGTTGATCATGATTCCCCTGCTGATGGCGGCAGCCTATACCGTCGCCGTCATGAGCCTGCTCAAACTGCCCTTCAATCTCGGCAACATCATCGTCCTGCCCCTGCTGATCGGCCTCGGCGTGGCGTTCGCGATCTACGTGGTCGCCCGTTGGCGGCAGGGGGTGCCGATCGCCCACCTGCTGCAGACCAGCACCCCCGCGGCCGTGCTGTTCAGCGGCGTCACGACCCTCAGTTCGTTCGGCAGCATGGCCGTTTCCTCGGATCCGGGCATGGCCAGCCTCGGGAAGACGTTGAGCCTGGCCCTGGTCATGGTCCTGCTCTGCACCCTCGTCGTCTTGCCCGCGCTGTTGATGCTGGCAACGCCGTCGCCATCGGAAGAGGCATGA
- a CDS encoding membrane protein (Precursor) translates to MKRIAHFGIFVAGLLGVAVATVLVIREGAGGIFGMLATAGWALLWLVPFHLLPIGLDVVGWRRLLRDEPRAGFPFLLWVGGVRESINGLLPVARVGGEMVGVRLVTRRGVAGPVAAASVVVEVSMTLVSQFLFTLIGIFILARTVRDHALLADALVGVSVMLPVIVAFIMLQRHWGLFQLLERLIKAILGRHYPWTGGMAHLDDAVRHLYRQRTVLLTNLFWQLSGMLVGAVEVWVTFRILRHPVSLALAVMLESLGLALRNATFIVPGGLGVQEGGFLLMGAGAGISPEVALAYSLARRFRELAFGIPFLLSWQAVEGHNLRRRWRKNGGAENVPRQHDTV, encoded by the coding sequence ATGAAGCGCATCGCGCATTTCGGGATATTCGTCGCCGGGCTGCTCGGCGTGGCGGTGGCGACGGTACTGGTGATCCGGGAAGGGGCGGGCGGCATTTTCGGCATGCTCGCAACGGCCGGATGGGCGCTGCTCTGGCTGGTGCCGTTCCACCTGCTGCCGATCGGGCTCGACGTTGTGGGCTGGCGCCGGCTGCTGCGCGACGAACCGCGGGCCGGCTTTCCGTTCCTGTTGTGGGTCGGCGGCGTCCGCGAGTCGATCAACGGCCTGCTGCCGGTCGCCCGAGTGGGCGGGGAAATGGTCGGTGTTCGCCTGGTCACGCGTCGCGGCGTTGCCGGCCCGGTCGCAGCGGCCAGCGTCGTGGTGGAGGTTTCCATGACGCTGGTGAGCCAGTTTCTCTTCACGTTGATCGGGATCTTCATCCTGGCGCGCACAGTGCGTGATCACGCGCTCCTCGCCGATGCGCTGGTGGGTGTCTCGGTCATGCTTCCGGTCATCGTGGCCTTCATCATGCTGCAGCGCCATTGGGGACTGTTCCAGCTCCTGGAGCGCCTGATCAAGGCGATTCTGGGGCGCCATTACCCATGGACCGGGGGCATGGCGCACCTGGACGACGCCGTGCGCCATCTGTATCGACAGCGGACGGTTTTGCTGACGAATCTGTTCTGGCAACTATCGGGCATGCTCGTCGGCGCCGTGGAAGTCTGGGTCACGTTTCGGATTCTTCGGCACCCTGTTTCCTTGGCGCTGGCCGTGATGTTGGAGAGCCTGGGTCTGGCGCTGCGCAACGCGACGTTCATCGTGCCGGGCGGTCTCGGCGTGCAGGAAGGCGGGTTCCTGTTGATGGGGGCGGGCGCCGGGATATCGCCCGAGGTGGCGTTGGCGTATTCCCTGGCACGCCGCTTCCGGGAACTGGCCTTCGGCATCCCGTTCCTGCTGTCGTGGCAGGCGGTGGAAGGGCATAATCTGCGGCGCCGCTGGCGAAAAAATGGCGGTGCCGAGAACGTCCCCCGACAACATGACACGGTCTGA
- a CDS encoding toluene tolerance family protein: MKKHSLLFLLGCLCASPLPALAGAASAEAVTKAAADAPRVLIGQLDDALLATMKQAKSLGYAGRYRNLAPTIGRTYDFSAVAGLVLGPHWTRFTPAQQQEFIAALTDYTVATYVARFDGYAGERFSIKSVQSLRSDRAVVYTVLTESDGTVHRLDYLMQSTGGQWRIVNVVADGVSDLALKHAEFTHLLDAQGFPGLIAGLKRYTARLAREAH, encoded by the coding sequence ATGAAAAAACACTCCCTGTTGTTCCTGTTGGGATGCTTGTGCGCATCTCCGTTGCCGGCGCTTGCCGGAGCGGCATCCGCCGAGGCCGTGACGAAGGCGGCGGCCGATGCCCCGCGGGTTCTCATCGGGCAACTCGACGATGCCTTGCTGGCGACCATGAAACAGGCCAAGTCGCTGGGCTATGCCGGGCGCTACCGCAACCTGGCGCCGACGATCGGCCGCACCTACGACTTTTCCGCGGTCGCAGGGCTGGTGCTGGGCCCGCATTGGACCCGATTCACTCCGGCGCAGCAGCAGGAATTCATCGCGGCACTGACCGACTACACCGTTGCGACCTACGTCGCGCGGTTCGACGGCTATGCGGGCGAGCGGTTCTCCATCAAGTCCGTCCAATCGCTGCGGTCGGACCGGGCGGTGGTCTACACCGTGCTGACCGAATCCGACGGCACCGTCCATCGCCTCGATTACCTGATGCAGTCGACCGGCGGGCAATGGCGCATCGTCAACGTCGTCGCCGATGGCGTGAGCGACTTGGCGTTGAAGCACGCGGAGTTCACCCATCTTCTCGATGCCCAGGGATTCCCGGGACTGATCGCCGGCTTGAAGCGCTATACCGCGCGCCTGGCGCGCGAGGCGCACTGA
- a CDS encoding surface lipoprotein gives MARRGTRAVALTVLAVALQGCATTSASRTADVQSAGADISDPWEPMNRKMFDLNMGLYNHVFEPLGRGYERVTPRPVRTGIAHFFANAEMPYVALNDFLQLRVHQGLSDLGRFVCNTIFGIAGLFDVAGRFDLPPHENGLGVTLGVWGLPQGPYLVLPFFGPSSLRSVSGVPAEIFLSPFYYVQSVSAQWSIATVGTINEGYTSRGAVQMVQDALSPYDFARSAWLQHQAYLVRGSDVSATAAEFPDAAPPAPQSGLPAAGTSATAPAATTIGTDPKPGSPTTHTEKR, from the coding sequence GTGGCGCGGCGCGGAACCCGGGCCGTTGCGCTGACGGTCCTGGCGGTTGCCCTGCAGGGCTGCGCGACCACGTCGGCATCGCGGACGGCGGATGTGCAGTCTGCCGGGGCGGACATCTCCGATCCGTGGGAGCCGATGAACCGGAAGATGTTCGACCTCAACATGGGGCTCTACAACCATGTGTTCGAGCCGCTGGGGCGCGGCTATGAACGGGTCACGCCTCGACCCGTGCGCACCGGGATCGCCCATTTTTTCGCCAATGCCGAAATGCCCTACGTCGCACTCAACGACTTTCTGCAGTTGCGCGTGCATCAAGGGCTGTCCGATCTGGGCCGCTTCGTCTGCAACACGATTTTCGGCATCGCCGGCCTGTTCGACGTCGCGGGCCGCTTCGATCTGCCCCCGCACGAGAACGGCCTCGGCGTGACCCTGGGCGTTTGGGGCCTGCCGCAGGGCCCCTACCTGGTTCTGCCGTTCTTCGGTCCGTCCTCCCTGCGCAGCGTGTCGGGCGTTCCGGCGGAAATTTTCCTCAGCCCGTTCTATTACGTCCAAAGCGTGTCGGCGCAGTGGAGCATTGCGACCGTGGGCACGATCAACGAGGGATATACCAGCCGCGGTGCGGTCCAGATGGTGCAGGACGCGCTCTCGCCCTACGACTTCGCCCGCAGCGCGTGGCTGCAGCATCAGGCGTATCTGGTCCGCGGTTCCGACGTGAGCGCAACCGCGGCCGAGTTTCCGGACGCGGCTCCGCCCGCACCGCAGAGTGGGCTGCCTGCGGCCGGGACCTCGGCGACCGCGCCGGCCGCGACTACAATCGGAACCGATCCGAAGCCCGGGTCGCCGACCACCCATACAGAAAAACGATAG
- a CDS encoding Urb1p: protein MKCAMTGLRFRELLAGSIFGLFMLGAHAAPTVSETMDRTHGGHFADNDVFFQVENRALLDTLRSMDLAVRCDLIKPVDMTLQVQTSIRTLLRTAQQAYGDKKGNISPWGGVQFYRAVAKMEDLDEQLMMAHGAETSNPSSADCAAGHFPRDLRAIFDREERTGY from the coding sequence ATGAAATGCGCGATGACAGGGTTGCGGTTTCGGGAGTTGCTCGCCGGCTCGATTTTCGGTCTGTTCATGCTCGGGGCGCACGCGGCGCCGACCGTTTCCGAGACCATGGACCGGACGCACGGCGGCCACTTCGCGGACAACGATGTGTTTTTCCAGGTCGAGAACCGCGCGTTGCTCGACACGCTGCGCTCCATGGATCTGGCCGTGCGCTGTGATCTCATCAAGCCGGTCGACATGACCTTGCAGGTCCAGACCAGCATCCGTACCCTGTTGCGGACCGCGCAGCAGGCCTACGGCGACAAGAAGGGCAACATCAGCCCGTGGGGCGGGGTCCAGTTCTATCGCGCGGTGGCCAAGATGGAAGACCTGGACGAGCAGCTCATGATGGCCCATGGCGCGGAGACCAGCAATCCGTCGTCGGCCGATTGCGCGGCGGGACATTTCCCGCGGGACCTGCGCGCGATCTTCGATCGCGAGGAGCGGACGGGCTACTGA
- a CDS encoding major facilitator superfamily protein, whose amino-acid sequence MGATFRSLRHHNYRLWAAGALVSNIGTWMQRTAQDWMVLTQLTHNDATSVGIVMSLQFGPQLLLMPIAGPTVDRVDRRTLLLITQSAMSVLAFVLGALVLSGSVALWHVYVLAFLLGCVTAFDAPARQTFVNDLVTSTDIANAVALNSTSFHAARLVGPAAAGILIAKVGTGWAFLFNGASFGAVLLALASLRTAELHPRSRPAESRGHAREGFRYVLARPDLITALVMMFLVSTFGLNFAIFIPTMAVEAFHVGAAQFGSLASLMGIGAVAGGLFSARQEHPRMGILLAGAAAFGITAACAALAPNMLWFGCALVATGTAVQLYMTSTNSLIQTSTDPAMRGRVMAILLAVIMGCTPLGAPIVGWIADTFGPRWALGVAAASGIAAAFIGFRYWRKYPIPPPLAAPPPAPASGGTP is encoded by the coding sequence TTGGGCGCCACGTTCCGATCCCTGCGCCACCACAATTACCGGCTTTGGGCCGCGGGGGCGCTCGTCTCCAACATCGGCACCTGGATGCAGCGCACCGCCCAGGACTGGATGGTGCTCACGCAGCTGACGCACAACGATGCCACTTCGGTGGGGATCGTCATGTCGCTGCAATTTGGCCCCCAGCTGCTGTTGATGCCGATCGCCGGCCCGACGGTCGACCGGGTGGACCGCCGCACCCTCCTCCTGATCACCCAGAGCGCCATGAGCGTGCTGGCGTTCGTGCTGGGGGCGCTTGTGCTCTCCGGATCCGTCGCGCTGTGGCACGTCTACGTGCTGGCGTTCCTGCTGGGCTGCGTCACCGCGTTCGATGCCCCGGCGCGCCAGACCTTCGTCAACGACCTGGTCACCAGCACCGACATCGCCAATGCGGTCGCACTCAATTCGACGTCGTTCCACGCGGCACGCCTGGTCGGCCCGGCCGCTGCCGGCATCCTGATCGCCAAGGTCGGCACCGGCTGGGCGTTCCTGTTCAACGGGGCGTCGTTCGGCGCCGTGCTGCTCGCCCTGGCATCGCTGCGCACCGCCGAACTGCATCCGCGCAGCCGGCCTGCGGAGAGCCGCGGCCACGCGCGGGAGGGATTCCGCTATGTGCTCGCCCGCCCGGACCTGATCACCGCGCTCGTCATGATGTTCCTGGTCAGCACGTTCGGGCTGAACTTCGCGATCTTCATTCCGACCATGGCCGTGGAAGCGTTCCACGTCGGCGCCGCGCAGTTCGGTTCCCTGGCTTCGCTCATGGGCATCGGCGCCGTCGCGGGCGGCCTGTTCTCGGCGCGCCAGGAGCACCCCCGGATGGGCATCCTGCTGGCCGGCGCGGCGGCGTTCGGCATCACTGCCGCCTGCGCCGCGCTGGCGCCGAACATGCTGTGGTTCGGCTGCGCCCTCGTTGCAACCGGAACGGCCGTGCAGCTCTACATGACCTCGACCAACAGCCTCATCCAGACGTCCACGGACCCGGCGATGCGGGGGCGCGTGATGGCGATCCTGCTGGCGGTGATCATGGGCTGCACGCCGCTGGGCGCACCCATCGTCGGCTGGATCGCCGACACCTTCGGCCCGCGCTGGGCGCTGGGCGTCGCCGCGGCATCAGGGATCGCGGCGGCCTTCATCGGCTTCCGATACTGGAGGAAGTACCCGATTCCGCCACCCTTGGCCGCACCCCCGCCCGCTCCGGCAAGCGGGGGAACTCCGTGA
- a CDS encoding protease Do (Precursor), with product MFVAAALFATVGSHKPVVPATVTASSAAPLDPAVIAPALQLEKAYEAVAAHIRPAVVSVYSEKMVTVPAFPFPFGNDFFGQFFGQQGSPQLARRVPQRGLGSGMILDQAGHILTNYHVVANVDRIKVRLADKRSFPAKIVGTDPKADIAIIQLEGAVPHDLPTVQLGDSDAMRVGQLVIAVGAPFGLTQTVTHGIISATGRSDVGISTYEDFLQTDAPINPGNSGGPLVNMHGEVIGMNSAIATGGNGAEQSAGIGFSIPSNMIKAELPTLIKGGHIARGVLGVVVQDLDANLARSFHVPGTAGALVAQVNPNSPAARAGIRSGDVITQFDGKDVADSSTLRNLVATTPPGHTVPVKVIRNGETRTLRVTVGRMGAGSTAAATTQPAQAAKLAKLGLQVQTLTPELASRNHLDGEHGVLITGVQAGSVASMANLQPGDLIVQANHEAVTDVASLDRAIGSGSGSLTLLVKRDGMSFFVSIDD from the coding sequence TGGAAAAGGCCTATGAGGCCGTTGCGGCGCACATCCGTCCGGCGGTCGTAAGCGTCTATTCGGAAAAAATGGTGACGGTTCCGGCCTTTCCGTTTCCGTTCGGCAACGACTTCTTCGGACAGTTCTTCGGGCAACAAGGTTCCCCGCAACTTGCCCGGCGCGTTCCCCAGCGCGGCCTGGGGTCGGGCATGATCCTCGACCAGGCCGGCCACATCCTCACAAACTATCACGTCGTCGCAAACGTCGACCGGATCAAGGTGCGGCTCGCCGACAAGCGCAGCTTCCCCGCGAAGATCGTCGGCACCGACCCCAAGGCCGACATCGCCATCATCCAGCTCGAAGGCGCCGTTCCCCATGACCTGCCGACCGTGCAGCTCGGCGACTCGGATGCGATGCGGGTGGGCCAGCTCGTGATCGCCGTCGGTGCACCGTTCGGACTGACCCAGACCGTGACCCATGGCATCATCAGCGCGACCGGGCGCTCGGATGTCGGGATCTCCACCTATGAGGATTTCCTGCAGACGGATGCGCCGATCAACCCCGGCAACTCCGGCGGACCGCTCGTGAACATGCATGGCGAAGTCATCGGCATGAACAGCGCGATCGCCACCGGCGGAAACGGTGCGGAACAGTCGGCCGGCATCGGCTTTTCGATTCCGTCCAACATGATCAAGGCGGAGCTCCCCACGCTCATCAAGGGCGGGCACATCGCACGAGGCGTGCTCGGCGTCGTCGTCCAGGATCTCGATGCGAATCTGGCCCGAAGCTTCCATGTTCCGGGAACGGCGGGCGCCCTGGTTGCGCAGGTCAACCCGAACTCCCCTGCAGCGCGCGCGGGAATCCGCAGTGGTGACGTGATCACGCAATTCGACGGCAAGGACGTCGCCGACTCCAGCACCCTGCGGAACCTCGTTGCAACCACGCCCCCCGGTCACACCGTCCCCGTGAAGGTGATCCGCAACGGGGAGACCCGGACGCTGCGCGTGACCGTGGGTCGCATGGGAGCCGGATCGACGGCCGCGGCGACAACCCAGCCTGCCCAGGCGGCGAAACTCGCGAAACTCGGTCTGCAGGTGCAGACCCTGACGCCGGAACTGGCCAGCCGGAATCACCTGGACGGCGAACACGGCGTGCTGATCACCGGCGTCCAGGCGGGAAGCGTGGCGTCGATGGCGAATCTCCAGCCCGGCGACCTCATCGTCCAGGCGAACCACGAAGCCGTGACCGACGTCGCCTCGCTCGACCGGGCGATCGGCAGCGGCAGCGGGTCGCTCACCCTGCTGGTGAAACGCGACGGCATGAGCTTCTTCGTGTCGATCGACGATTGA